One genomic region from Mangifera indica cultivar Alphonso chromosome 17, CATAS_Mindica_2.1, whole genome shotgun sequence encodes:
- the LOC123200359 gene encoding alpha/beta hydrolase domain-containing protein 17B-like: protein MGNVTSNVAAKFAFFPPDPPTYDVIREEDGRFVFSGVTADKNVDVHVLETKAGNKIAATFWKHPLARFTLLYSHGNAADLGQMKELFMELRAHLRVNIMSYDYSGYGASTGKPSELNTYQDIEAVYNCLKRKYNVKQEELILYGQSVGSGPTLHLASRLQKLRGVVLHSAILSGIRVLYPVKMTFWFDIFKNIDKIRHVNCTVLVIHGTNDDIVDFSHGKRLWELAKEKYDPLWVKGGGHCNLETYPEYIKHLRKFVNAMEKISITNPPKKELSPNPSFTESKNNKCLRFGKK from the exons ATGGGAAATGTGACATCGAATGTGGCTGCAAAGTTTGCGTTTTTTCCACCTGACCCCCCAACGTATGATGTGATTAGAGAAGAAGATGGCAGGTTTGTGTTCTCGGGAGTCACGGCTGATAAGAACGTGGACGTTCATGTTTTGGAAACAAAAGCTGGCAACAAAATTGCGGCAACGTTTTGGAAACACCCTTTGGCAAGATTTACTCTTTTGTATTCTCATGGAAATGCTGCTGATTTGGGGCAGATGAAGGAGCTCTTCATGGAGCTTAGAGCTCACCTTAGAGTCAATATTATGAg TTATGACTATTCTGGATATGGCGCTTCCACCGGCAAG CCTTCAGAACTCAACACATATCAGGACATAGAGGCTGTGTACAACTGTTTGAAAAGGAAGTATAATGTTAAGCAGGAGGAACTGATTTTGTATGGCCAATCTGTTGGAAGTGGACCTACCCTGCATTTGGCTTCTCGCTTACAGAAGTTAAGAGGTGTTGTTCTTCATAGTGCCATCCTTTCAGGCATTCGCGTCTTGTATCCTGTCAAGATGACATTTTGGTTTgacatttttaaa AATATAGACAAAATCCGACATGTCAACTGTACTGTTCTAGTTATACAT GGAACGAACGATGACATTGTTGATTTTTCCCATGGGAAGCGCTTATGGGAACTGGCCAAGGAAAAATATGATCCTCTATGGGTCAAAGGCGGTGGCCACTGCAACCTGGAAACTTACCCTGAGTACATTAAACACTTAAGAAAGTTCGTAAATGCAATGGAGAAAATCTCAATCACAAATCCTCCAAAAAAAGAACTTTCCCCTAATCCAAGCTTTACAGAGAGTAAAAATAACAAGTGCTTGAGATTCGGGAAAAAATAA